ACGCTCGCCTGATCGATCGCGCTCGAAGCGCCGCGTCCGATCGGATCGTTTTCGTTTCCGTCGATCTTGATCGGCCGGCCGTCGACGCTCGTCGCGAGAAGGCCGCGCGCGCATCCTCGAAGCTCGCCCGAGGTCGCGAAACGGAGCGCCTCGCCGGGAACCCAACCCTCGGGTCGATGCGCGTAGGGGACGATCTTCTCTTTCGGCCACCGGCATCCGGAGAAGCCGGCGAGGGCGACCGATGCGCCCATGAGCTGGAGGAAGCGACGCCTTGTGAACGCTCCCGGCGCGTCGACCGCTCCCTCGGCGAACTCGCGCTCGAGCTTCAGGCGAAAGGCGGGCGTGCCGGCGAGCTCGCCGAGACTCCGCCAGTATCCGCCTCGTTCGTTCATCGATGGCATGTCGTGCAGTCCGTCGAGGGGTTCACGTGGTTCTCGTCGCGAAGGCGCTTTCCAAGAACGAACGGGTCTTCGTTCGGAACCCAATCCATCTTGGTCGCGAGCTCCGGCGGGCGGAGATGCGCCTCGGGCGCGCGGTGACAGTCGAGGCACCATCCCATCGTGAGCGGCTTCTCTTGGCGAACGGTCTCCATCTTGTCGACGCGCCCGTGGCAGGAGATGCAGCCGACGCCGCGCCGCACGTGCGCGCTGTGATCGAAGTAGACGAAATCGGGGAGGTCGTGCACGCGCACCCACTCGATCGGCATTCCGGTCGCGTGGCTCTCGCGCACCGGGAGGATCTTCGCGCTCGCCGCGCGGATGTTCGCGTGGCAGTTCATGCATGTCTCCGTCGGGGGGATCGCCGCGTGCGAGGCGCTCTCGACGGTCGTGTGACAGTAGCGGCAGTCGATCCCGAGCCGGCCCGCGTGGAGCGCGTGGCTGAAGGCGACGGGTTGGTCCGGTTCGTATCCGACGCGCGTCGCCTCCGCGGAGTTTCCGTAGTAGACGAGCATGACGATGTAGAGAGGAACCGCGGCGAGCGCGATCCCGATCACCGGCCGGAAGAAGTTGATGCTCTTTGGAAAGACCGGTCGAACGGAGGCCGGTTCTTTGTCCATCGGGTCCGCACCCTCGCCGGAAGCCGCGCGGACTCCGCGGCGGGCCGAAGGCATAATTCATTTTCTTTCAATGAGTTGCGGCGGCCCCTAAGCCAGCCGAGGCCGGTCGTGCGATTCCAAGCTCGATCTTCCGTAACCCCCAGTAACTTATGAACCCTTCGAGAGAGTTTCAAGAACTATGTGCGGGACT
This genomic interval from Candidatus Eisenbacteria bacterium contains the following:
- a CDS encoding cytochrome c3 family protein is translated as MDKEPASVRPVFPKSINFFRPVIGIALAAVPLYIVMLVYYGNSAEATRVGYEPDQPVAFSHALHAGRLGIDCRYCHTTVESASHAAIPPTETCMNCHANIRAASAKILPVRESHATGMPIEWVRVHDLPDFVYFDHSAHVRRGVGCISCHGRVDKMETVRQEKPLTMGWCLDCHRAPEAHLRPPELATKMDWVPNEDPFVLGKRLRDENHVNPSTDCTTCHR